The Arachis hypogaea cultivar Tifrunner chromosome 14, arahy.Tifrunner.gnm2.J5K5, whole genome shotgun sequence genome has a segment encoding these proteins:
- the LOC140178722 gene encoding uncharacterized mitochondrial protein AtMg00810-like, which yields MRPFWIQTGKKQLAVYMRPPLGLYLLEPDLVCKLNRSLYELKQASRQWNTKLAASLTTAGYSQSKHDYSMFTKLSTTSFTVILVYVDDLVLSGDDLGEINRIKHYLHDLYKIKDLGELKYFLGMKIARSRKGIAVCQRKHCLDLLQDYGMLDAKPASTPMDYTTHLSKKFGTLLASNSEYRRIIGRLLYLTNTKSEIAYAVSKLSQFLDCATDKNFEAALRVLKYLKGALAKGLFFSATTDFTPSGFSDSDWATCSDSRRSVTGHCFFLGTSIISWKSKKQDTVAASSCEAEYRALASATKDAQWLAYMMKELQIEQQKLIVIYCDSQSALHIAVNPVYHERTKHIEVDCHIARDKWQEGVTKLLPIASSEQTADILTKALAPSMFKSCESKLGLMDIHSPSLRGGVT from the coding sequence ATGAGGCCGTTCTGGATTCAAACTGGAAAGAAGCAATTAGCTGTCTATATGCGACCCCCTCTTGGACTGTACCTCCTGGAACCAGACCTTGTATGCAAGTTAAATAGATCATTGTATGAATTAAAGCAAGCCTCGAGACAATGGAATACCAAATTGGCAGCTTCACTCACAACAGCAGGCTATAGTCAATCCAAGCATGATTATAGCATGTTCACTAAGCTCTCTACCACTAGTTTCACTGTTATcctagtttatgttgatgacctCGTCCTTTCTGGTGATGACTTAGGCGAAATCAATAGGATCAAGCACTACCTGCATGATTTGTACAAGATTAAAGATCTTGGAGAGTTAAAGTACTTCCTCGGCATGAAAATTGCAAGAAGCAGAAAGGGGATTGCAGTGTGTCAACGCAAGCACTGCCTAGATCTTCTTCAAGACTATGGAATGTTGGATGCCAAACCGGCCTCTACTCCCATGGATTACACCACTCACCTGTCAAAGAAATTTGGAACGTTGCTGGCTTCTAATTCAGAGTATCGTAGAATTATTGGTAGGCTCTTGTATCTCACAAACACCAAATCAGAAATTGCCTATGCAGTTAGTAAACTGAGTCAATTTCTTGACTGTGCCACAGACAAAAATTTTGAGGCAGCCTTGAGGGTCCTCAAGTATCTCAAGGGAGCACTAGCCAAAGGACTGTTCTTCTCCGCCACAACAGATTTCACTCCATCTGGCTTCTCAGACAGCGATTGGGCTACCTGTTCAGATTCTAGGAGATCAGTCACTGGCCATTGTTTTTTCTTAGGGACATCAATTATATCATGGAAGAGCAAAAAACAGGACACGGTTGCAGCATCCTCGTGTGAAGCCGAATACAGAGCTCTTGCATCAGCCACAAAGGATGCTCAGTGGCTAGCTTACATGATGAAGGAACTTCAAATAGAGCAGCAGAAGCTGATAGTCATTTACTGTGACAGTCAATCTGCACTGCACATAGCAGTCAATCCAGTGTATCATGAACGAACCAAGCATATAGAAGTTGATTGCCACATTGCGAGAGATAAGTGGCAAGAGGGGGTCACTAAATTATTGCCAATTGCCAGCAGTGAACAAACAGCAGACATCCTGACCAAAGCATTAGCACCAAGCATGTTCAAGTCATGTGAAAGCAAACTCGGACTAATGGATATCCATAGTCCAAGTTTGAGAGGGGGTGTTACTTGA